The following proteins come from a genomic window of Marinobacter antarcticus:
- a CDS encoding WD40/YVTN/BNR-like repeat-containing protein, which translates to MAKRLTCKTLGAACLGLSMVWSAPAAFALADIIETPARQTDLAPVNLLNDVVRAGDRIVSVGERGHIIYSDDDGQTWMQSSVPVSVTLTAVSFGSETHGWAVGHSGVVLHTEDAGESWSLQLTGIDAAKLAIASKEDQIAAMEERIEEAPESEKSDLEWALDDLVFTMENMHSDLDIGPVNPLLGVWFEDDQHGFVVGAYGMILRTEDGGENWRDWAPKIENDRNFHLNSIARIAGGALVIVGEAGQIHVSVDGGDTWERRESPYEGSLFGVIGTGQVNEILAFGLRGNMLFSTDLGMSWRLVPNSAGATLNDGVVADDGRITLVGNGGTVLMSGNGADSFREYFRGDRAGVMGVVPVAGTNLLIVGEGGVKITDARGKNLQ; encoded by the coding sequence ATGGCTAAAAGGTTGACGTGCAAGACTCTGGGGGCGGCCTGCCTCGGGCTTTCCATGGTTTGGTCCGCACCCGCGGCGTTTGCGCTTGCGGATATCATCGAAACACCGGCCCGGCAAACCGACCTGGCTCCCGTTAATCTCCTTAATGACGTAGTGCGTGCGGGTGACCGCATAGTCTCTGTCGGGGAGAGAGGGCACATCATTTACTCCGATGATGACGGGCAAACCTGGATGCAGAGCAGTGTTCCTGTCTCTGTAACGCTGACTGCCGTGTCCTTTGGATCTGAAACCCACGGCTGGGCCGTTGGTCACAGCGGTGTGGTGCTTCATACCGAGGACGCCGGGGAGAGCTGGAGTTTGCAGTTAACCGGCATTGATGCTGCCAAGCTGGCTATCGCCAGTAAGGAAGATCAGATTGCAGCGATGGAAGAGCGTATTGAAGAGGCACCTGAATCGGAAAAAAGCGATTTGGAGTGGGCGCTGGATGATTTGGTTTTCACCATGGAAAACATGCATTCAGATCTTGATATTGGCCCTGTAAATCCTCTGCTGGGCGTTTGGTTTGAAGATGACCAGCACGGATTTGTGGTGGGTGCCTACGGTATGATCCTGCGCACGGAAGACGGCGGTGAAAACTGGCGCGACTGGGCGCCGAAAATTGAAAATGATCGGAATTTTCATCTTAACAGCATTGCGCGTATAGCCGGCGGTGCACTTGTGATTGTTGGCGAGGCCGGGCAAATCCATGTTTCTGTGGACGGCGGGGACACTTGGGAACGGCGGGAAAGCCCTTACGAGGGTTCGCTATTCGGCGTAATCGGAACGGGTCAGGTCAACGAGATCTTAGCCTTTGGCTTGCGCGGAAACATGCTGTTTTCTACCGATCTGGGAATGAGTTGGCGCTTGGTTCCGAACAGTGCAGGTGCGACGCTTAACGATGGTGTCGTGGCTGATGACGGGCGGATAACTCTGGTCGGAAATGGCGGCACGGTGCTTATGAGTGGCAATGGCGCAGATTCATTCCGGGAGTATTTCCGTGGTGACCGGGCTGGCGTCATGGGCGTGGTTCCGGTTGCGGGAACCAACCTTCTTATCGTAGGTGAAGGCGGCGTAAAAATCACAGACGCTCGCGGAAAGAACCTTCAATAA